TCAGACCCGGCCCCCCGCGTCCGATTCCCTCCGGTCGCTTATACGGAGCTCGCATACGGCGGGGGTCGACCGGCGCACCCACCTCGCGGTCCCGCGGCGCGGCCCGCTATGGCTTGATCGACCCACGGCGTCGTTGCGGGGATCCTTCGAGCACGGATCGTCGATCGGGATCAGCGGCCGAGGTCCTGGTCCTGGCCCTGCGCCCGCACCCAGTGCAGATTGCGGGTCGCGTCCGGCTGCCCGGGACTCAGCGCGAGGGTCTGCTCGAACTGCACCGCCGCCTCGTTGAGCTGGCCGTGCTTGGCGAGCGCGACACCGAGCGCGTTGTGTGCCTCGGGCGCGT
Above is a window of Deltaproteobacteria bacterium DNA encoding:
- a CDS encoding tetratricopeptide repeat protein, encoding NLDAAIALWTAELQDEPDNAQLRVDLGTALVQQRRYAEAIIHLRRLVELAPNAPEAHNALGVALAKHGQLNEAAVQFEQTLALSPGQPDATRNLHWVRAQGQDQDLGR